The Ornithinimicrobium sufpigmenti genome includes the window CTGAGCGGGAGTGAGAACGTGTCGACGGACTGGGACGTCATCGTGATCGGCGCCGGTGGCGCAGGGCTGGCGGCCGCCGCGTCGGCGGCCGAGCGGGGCGGTCGGGTGCTGCTCCTGGAGTCCGAGGACACCGTCGGCGGGTCGATGCTGCTGGCCGCGGGGATGTTCACCGCGGCGGGCACGCGGGTCCAGGAGGCCCTCGGGGTGCAGGACTCCCCCGAGCGCTTCTACCAGCACTACATGGACCTCAACCAGTGGCGGCTGCAGCCGGGGCTCATCCGGACCTTCTGCGCGGCCACCGCGCCGACGCTGCACTGGCTGATGGACCTGGGCTTGGAGGTACCCGCGCAGCGCTCCACCAACGCGCACATGCCGGGCCTCGGGCACGCCGGCGTCGAGGACGTGTGGCGGGGCCACACCCCGGCCGGCGAGGGGTATGCCGTGGTCGAGCTGCTCGACCGCACCCGCAAGCGCCACGGTGCCGAGCTGGCGCTGGGCTCACGCGTGGAGGGGCTCGTCGTGCACGACGGGCAGGTCCGCGGGGTGCGGGTCGGCGGCGAGGAGGCCCTGGCCGGTGCCGTGGTCGTCGCCTCCGGCGGCTTCGCCCAGGACCGCGACCTGGTCCGCCGCTACTACCCCACCGCGGACGCGGCCGGTGAGCACCTCTTCGTCGTGGCCGGCCCCGGCAGCCGTGGCGACCACCTGCGGCTCGGGGAGCAGGTCGGTGCCGACCTGGCCGGCGAGGGCTGGGGCCTGCTGCTGGTCACGGCATACCTGCAGCAGCACCACCACTGGGACTCCGGATTCCCGCCGCTGTCGCGGATCAACGTCAACTCGGCCGGGCACCGGTTCATGGACGAGGACGTCTCGTATGCCGTCGCCGCCGGCATCCTGCTCGACCAGGACGGCCCGTGCTGGGTGGTCTTCGACGAGGCTGCGCGGCTCGCCCTGCCCGAGGGCTTCCTGGACTGGACGCCCGCCCGGGTGCTGGAGGAGGCGCAGGCCGGGCGGACTCACCGCGCCGACGACCTGCCTGGCCTCGCAGCCGCGATGGGGGTCCCGGAGGCGACCCTGGTGCGGACCGTCGAGCGGTGGAACGGCACGCTCCCGCGCGGCGAGGACCCGGACTTCCAGCGCCACCTCACGCTGGAGGCGAAGGGGGCCACCGCCCCGCCTTCCCCCGTCGCGACCCCGCCCTTCTACGCCGCCCGGCTGGTGCCCGGCGAGCTGGTGTGCACGCACACGGGCCTGCGGATCGACCCGCAGGCCCGTGTCCTGGGCACCCTCGGCGACCCGCTGCCCGGCCTGTATGCCGCGGGCGAGGCCGGGGGCGGTGTGCTGGGCAACCGCTACGTCGGCGGCGGCAACGCCATCGCCAACGCGCTGACGATGGGTCGCATCGCCGGGCTGTTGGCGCTCGCGCACGCCTCGGGCGGCTAGGGGTCGCGCCGCACCTGCCGCGCCCGGACCAGCACACCGCCGTCCGGCCCCGTCGACAGCCGGTCGTGGATGACGACGTGGCGCATCAGCGAGGGCGTGCCCTCCCGGTCAACCCGCACGATGAGCAGGTAGGCCCGGGAGGTCTGCGCCTGCGCGTCGACGACCACGCTGTTGACCCAGTGCCGCTGTCGCAGACCCTCGGCCTGCAGGTCGGCGTAGACGCCCTCGGCGAAGCGGGTGAGCGCCTCCGTGCCGACGATCGGGTCCCCGAACGTGGGCGAGCTGAAGCTGCCGTCCGCCGTGAAGGTCGCCGCCCACGCGGCTGCCTCCCCGTCGTCGATCGCATGGCTCTGCCGGGCGTACAGCTCGGTGACGGACGCGGTCGTGATGCCGGTCATGCGGTGGCCCCCGGCGCCATGGGCACGAGCGCCGCGACCAGGTCGTCCACCGCGGCCGCGACGCGGTCGGGGAAGCCGGACCAGTCGTGGTCGCTGAGGGTGACGACGCCGATCGCCGCCGGCAGCCCGGGCAGGCCCGGGACGGCGGCGACGACGCCCGTCGCCCCGGGCGTGAGCTGCCCATGGCTGACGAAGACGCCCCGCTCGCCGGCCGCGGCCGCCTGGAGCGCCTCGCCCAGCGCGCCGCGGCCGAGCGGGTGCCGGGTGCCGGGCCGGTAGGCGAGGTGGAAGTCGGTGGAGCGGGGCTCCACGACGCAGACGGCGACGGAGTCGGTGCCGTCCGACACCGCGAGGTGCGCCGTCGCGCGCAGGTCCTCGGCCAGGCGCTCCAGCACCGGCTGGCTCGCCTCACGCAGGGACGGGTAGAAGTTCTCGGTGAGGCGCAGCACGCCCAGCCCGACCGAGAGCGTCCCGTCCGCGGTGCGGCGCACCATACCGTGCTCGACCAGGGTGCCGACCAGGCGATAGACCACGGTGCGGTTGAGCCCGAGGTCGGTGGCCACCTGGGTCGGGGTGCGCGGCACCGGGGACCCGGCCAGGTAGGTGAGCACGTCCAGGCCGCGGCTCAGCGTCTGGGAGCTCTCGG containing:
- a CDS encoding FAD-dependent oxidoreductase translates to MSTDWDVIVIGAGGAGLAAAASAAERGGRVLLLESEDTVGGSMLLAAGMFTAAGTRVQEALGVQDSPERFYQHYMDLNQWRLQPGLIRTFCAATAPTLHWLMDLGLEVPAQRSTNAHMPGLGHAGVEDVWRGHTPAGEGYAVVELLDRTRKRHGAELALGSRVEGLVVHDGQVRGVRVGGEEALAGAVVVASGGFAQDRDLVRRYYPTADAAGEHLFVVAGPGSRGDHLRLGEQVGADLAGEGWGLLLVTAYLQQHHHWDSGFPPLSRINVNSAGHRFMDEDVSYAVAAGILLDQDGPCWVVFDEAARLALPEGFLDWTPARVLEEAQAGRTHRADDLPGLAAAMGVPEATLVRTVERWNGTLPRGEDPDFQRHLTLEAKGATAPPSPVATPPFYAARLVPGELVCTHTGLRIDPQARVLGTLGDPLPGLYAAGEAGGGVLGNRYVGGGNAIANALTMGRIAGLLALAHASGG
- a CDS encoding IclR family transcriptional regulator, producing MAAAESSQTLSRGLDVLTYLAGSPVPRTPTQVATDLGLNRTVVYRLVGTLVEHGMVRRTADGTLSVGLGVLRLTENFYPSLREASQPVLERLAEDLRATAHLAVSDGTDSVAVCVVEPRSTDFHLAYRPGTRHPLGRGALGEALQAAAAGERGVFVSHGQLTPGATGVVAAVPGLPGLPAAIGVVTLSDHDWSGFPDRVAAAVDDLVAALVPMAPGATA
- a CDS encoding nuclear transport factor 2 family protein — protein: MTGITTASVTELYARQSHAIDDGEAAAWAATFTADGSFSSPTFGDPIVGTEALTRFAEGVYADLQAEGLRQRHWVNSVVVDAQAQTSRAYLLIVRVDREGTPSLMRHVVIHDRLSTGPDGGVLVRARQVRRDP